Proteins from one Silurus meridionalis isolate SWU-2019-XX chromosome 3, ASM1480568v1, whole genome shotgun sequence genomic window:
- the nhlh2 gene encoding helix-loop-helix protein 2, which translates to MMLSPDQCDPDLLWTHSDPETVLDVIKAERVPEESPLADGKQRALAPPSLTREEKRRRRRATAKYRLAHATRERIRVEAFNVAFAELRKLLPTLPPDKKLSKIEILRLAICYISYLNHVLDV; encoded by the coding sequence ATGATGCTGAGCCCGGATCAGTGTGATCCTGACCTGCTGTGGACACACTCCGACCCGGAAACGGTCTTGGACGTCATTAAAGCGGAGCGCGTCCCCGAAGAGTCTCCGCTAGCAGACGGCAAGCAGCGCGCGCTCGCGCCCCCGTCCCTGACGCGGGAGGAGAAACGGCGGCGGAGGCGCGCGACCGCCAAGTACCGACTGGCGCACGCAACGCGCGAGCGCATCCGCGTCGAGGCCTTCAACGTGGCGTTCGCCGAGTTGCGAAAGCTGCTCCCTACGCTTCCGCCCGACAAGAAGCTCTCGAAGATTGAGATCCTCCGTCTCGCTATCTGTTATATATCTTACCTGAATCACGTGCTGGACGTGTGA